A window of the Candidatus Nitrosotalea okcheonensis genome harbors these coding sequences:
- a CDS encoding FMN-dependent NADH-azoreductase produces the protein MKTLLVKYTPREERSSSKKLLDAFKNEIKNSEIEILDLCIDIPDLFNPERIDAYIHRNYLKEELSQEQKKSLEKMDRMTHQVQSADVVVIAFPMHNFSMPASVKAWFDSVMLKGQTWDTDSGKYFGLMANKKALIIISSGGVYTNNQMINWEHAMSLAKIEFQFMGFSDVRGILNEGMNAVGETMSSSIQKSLDDVQKIATEWYGI, from the coding sequence ATGAAGACGCTGCTTGTAAAATATACACCACGGGAAGAAAGATCTAGTAGCAAAAAATTATTGGATGCTTTTAAAAATGAAATAAAAAACTCGGAAATTGAGATTCTTGATCTCTGCATTGATATTCCAGACTTGTTCAATCCTGAAAGAATAGATGCATACATTCACAGGAACTATCTAAAAGAAGAACTTTCTCAAGAACAAAAGAAATCTTTGGAAAAAATGGATCGGATGACTCACCAAGTACAATCTGCAGATGTCGTTGTAATTGCTTTTCCAATGCATAATTTTTCAATGCCTGCCTCAGTAAAAGCATGGTTTGATTCCGTTATGTTAAAGGGCCAAACATGGGATACTGATAGTGGAAAATATTTTGGTTTGATGGCTAACAAAAAAGCACTGATAATTATCTCATCTGGTGGAGTTTATACTAATAATCAAATGATAAACTGGGAACATGCCATGTCTCTTGCCAAAATCGAATTCCAATTCATGGGGTTCTCAGATGTCAGGGGAATCTTAAACGAGGGTATGAATGCAGTAGGCGAAACCATGTCTAGTAGTATTCAAAAATCCCTTGATGATGTCCAAAAAATAGCAACAGAGTGGTATGGAATCTAA
- a CDS encoding NADPH-dependent FMN reductase: MTLRVLGIGSSLRANASSTTGLSVTLDLAKKYGAETRLLDLKQNKLPLYDPGESQSSPEIKKTKGDVIWADALILSTPDYHGSMSGAMKNFLDYFWAEFAGKTFGYICASHEKGLTAMDQMRTAVRQCYGWSMPYGISISDSEDFTGGKINPKLESRLDMLARDLVVYGSLLRQQFIRDLDDTANTFASRYGK, from the coding sequence ATGACACTTAGAGTGCTAGGCATCGGATCTAGTTTGCGTGCTAATGCTTCCAGTACCACTGGGTTATCTGTTACACTAGATCTTGCAAAAAAATATGGAGCAGAAACGCGATTGTTAGACCTCAAGCAAAATAAGTTACCATTGTATGATCCAGGTGAAAGCCAGTCAAGTCCTGAAATAAAGAAAACAAAAGGTGATGTAATATGGGCTGATGCCTTGATTCTTTCCACCCCTGACTATCATGGTTCAATGTCAGGAGCAATGAAGAACTTTCTTGATTATTTTTGGGCAGAATTTGCAGGGAAAACCTTTGGATACATCTGCGCATCGCATGAAAAAGGTCTGACTGCAATGGATCAAATGAGAACGGCGGTACGACAATGTTATGGCTGGAGTATGCCATATGGGATATCTATAAGCGATAGCGAAGATTTTACAGGCGGTAAAATAAATCCCAAGCTAGAATCACGATTAGATATGTTGGCACGAGATCTGGTTGTTTATGGCAGTCTTTTACGTCAGCAATTTATACGAGACTTGGATGATACTGCCAACACCTTTGCATCTAGATATG